Below is a genomic region from Deltaproteobacteria bacterium.
TCTCCAAGGAGGAGATCCTCTACCTCTACCTGAACCAGATCTACCTCGGGGACGGGGCGTACGGCGTCGAGGCGGCGGCGCATGCTTACTTCTCGCGGGGGGTCTCCTCCCTCACGGTCGCCGAAGGGGCGCTCCTCGCGGGGCTGGCCCAGGCGCCCACCCGCTACTCGCCGCGGGGCCACATCGACAAGGCGAGGGCCCGGCAACGGTACGTGCTGCGCCGGATGGCGGAGGTCGGGTTCCTCGACAAGGACGCCGCGGAGAAGGCGTACGAGGCGCGCCTGGCCCTGGCGCCCCCCTCCACCTTCCGGTCGAAAGCAGCGTACTTCCTGGAGCACGTCCGCAACTACCTCCAGGAGAAGTACGGCACGGATACGATGTACCGTAGCGAGTTCAAGATCTACACGACGATCGACGGGAGGCTGCAGGAGGCGGCGTACGACGCCGTGACGCAGGGCGTTCGCCGGATGGAGGCGGCGAACAAGTACCAGGGGCTCCAGGGAGCGCTGCTGTGCATGGACCCCGGCACGGGAGGGATCCTCGCGATGGTGGGCGGCGTCGACTTCGCCGCGTCGCAGTTCAACCGTGCGCTCCAGGCGCGGCGGCAGCCGGGCTCCGCCTTCAAGCCGGTCGTCTTCAGCGCCGCCCTCGACAAGGGGAAGACGGTGGTCTCCACGGTCGACGACTCGCCGATCGAGTTCTCGAAGAGCGAGACGGAGATGTGGAAGCCGAAGAATTACGACGGGACGTTCCTCGGCCCGATCCCGCTGCTCGAGGCGCTGGCCAAGTCCCGCAACCTGGCCACCGTCCGGCTGCTGAACGAGATCGGCGTGGACACGGCGATCCGGATGGCGCGGGACCTCGGCATCCAGTCGCCCATCGAGCGGAACCTCTCCATCGCCCTCGGGTCGTCCGGCGTGACGCCTCTCGAGATGGTCACCGCGTACTCGACCTTCGCCGCCGGCGGACAGCGGCCGACGCCGTTCTTCATCAGGGAGGTGCAGGACGCGCAGGGACACGTGCTGGAGCGGACCGAACCGAAGGTCGTTCAGGCGATCGCCCCGGAGACCGCCTACCTCACGATCCGGTTGATGCAGGAGGTTCTGCGCCCCGGGGGCACCGGCGCCTCGGCCGGCAGGCTCTCCCGGAACCTCGCGGGGAAGACGGGGACGACGAACGAGAACACCGACGCCTGGTTCATCGGCGGGTCGCCGGACCTGATCGCGGCGGTGTGGGTGGGGTTCGACACGCCGGCGTCGCTGGGGAGGCGCCAGACGGCGGCATCGGTGGCGCTGCCGATCTGGACGCAATTCTTCGGGCGGGCGCTCGGGCACGTCCCCGATCGGGAGTTCCCCGCCCCCGCGGGGATCACCTTCGCCCGCGTCGACCCGGCGACGGGAAAGGCTCTCCCGCAGGGAAGCGTCGAGGGGATGATGCTCCCCTTCAAATTGGGCACGGTGCCGGAGACCGGCGGCCCCGCCGGGAAACCGACCGCACCCCGCCGGGGGACGGGCGACGACCTGCTATAGGCGCCTTGCGATCACGACCATCCGCTCGGCGCCGGGGGGGAGGGACAAAAGCCCGAGGATCTTGGCCACCTCCTCCTCGGGGTCCCGCTCCAGGGGCCCGAACAGCTCCGGGTATCGCTCGTCGAAGATCGTCTCGAACCACGGTCGGGTCATGGCGTCCCTACCCCTTGACCACGGCAAGAGGCTTAAGCCGCGCCACTTTGCGGGCGATCCCCGCCCGGTCCACCACGTCCACCACGGTGCCGACTTCCTTGTACGCTTCCGGGATCTCCTCGGCGAGGGTCTTGCGGGAGGTGCAGGCGACCAGCACCCCCCGCCGCTCCATCTCCGCGAACACGGACTTCCCCCGGAGGCTCCGCCGGGCCGCCGTGCGGCTCATCCTGCGGCCCGCCCCGTGGCATGTGGACCCGAACGACAGGCGCATCGCCCCGGGCGCGCCGGCGAGGACGAAGGAGCCCCTCCCCATGTCGCCGGGGATGAACACCGGCTGGCCGACGTCGCGGTACGCGGCGGGAAGTTCCGGGTGACCCGGCGGGAAGGCGCGGGTCGCCCCTTTCCGGTGGACCAGCACATCCCGCCGGCGGCCGTCCACCTCGTGGCTCTCGAACTTGGCGTTGTTGTGCCCGACGTCGTACACCGTGCGGATCCCCGCATCCCTCGGCCCCAGCCGCAGGACGCGTTGCACGGTCTCCCGCACCTGGTGCGCCAGCAGTTGCCGGTTGGCGAAGGCGTAGTTCGCCGCGGCCGCCAGGCCGGAGAGGTACCGCCGCCCCTCGTCGGACCCGATGTGGGCGCAGGCGAGCTGGCGATCGGGCACGTTGAGCGCGTGTTTCCGCATGTAGGCCGCCATCACGTCGAGGTAGTCGTCGCACACCTGATATCCCAGCCCCCGGGAGCCCGAGTGGAGGAAGAAGACGGCCTGCCCTTGGAACAGCCCGTACGCCGCGGCGGCCTCGGGGAAGAAGACCTCCTCCACCTCGTCGATCTCGAGGAAGTGATTCCCCGCCCCGAGCGTCCCCAATTGGTCGAGGCCGCGCTTCTTCGCCACGTCCGACACCGCGTCGGGGTCTGCGCCGGGGAGCCTCCCCCCGCTCTCGGTGAACTCCACGTCCTCCTCGGTCGCGTTCCCCCGCGAGACCGCCCAGCTCGATCCCCCGGTGAGCACCTTGTCCATCTCCCGGGGGGTAAGCCGCACGGTTCCCGTCGAGCCTACGCCGGACGGCACCTCCCCGTGCAGCGCCGCGACCAGCTCCGGGAGCCGGGGGCGCAACGTCGCCATCTCAAGATTCGAGCGCAACAGCCGGACACCGCAGTTGATGTCGTACCCCACGCCGCCCGGGGAGATCACCCCTTCGGCGACGTCCATTGCCGCCACGCCTCCGATGGGAAAACCGTACCCCCAGTGGATGTCGGGCATACCGATGCTGCGGAAGAGGATGCCGGGAAGGTGCGCCACGTTCATGACCTGGCGA
It encodes:
- a CDS encoding PBP1A family penicillin-binding protein, translating into AAYRPSVTSKIFDRNNRVVGEIYLEKRNVVPFKAIPPHVVNAFVAAEDANFFQHKGVDYFAIVRAIGKDVLSGGFAQGASTITQQTVKALFLTPEKSIGRKLKELILAYRIEKKLSKEEILYLYLNQIYLGDGAYGVEAAAHAYFSRGVSSLTVAEGALLAGLAQAPTRYSPRGHIDKARARQRYVLRRMAEVGFLDKDAAEKAYEARLALAPPSTFRSKAAYFLEHVRNYLQEKYGTDTMYRSEFKIYTTIDGRLQEAAYDAVTQGVRRMEAANKYQGLQGALLCMDPGTGGILAMVGGVDFAASQFNRALQARRQPGSAFKPVVFSAALDKGKTVVSTVDDSPIEFSKSETEMWKPKNYDGTFLGPIPLLEALAKSRNLATVRLLNEIGVDTAIRMARDLGIQSPIERNLSIALGSSGVTPLEMVTAYSTFAAGGQRPTPFFIREVQDAQGHVLERTEPKVVQAIAPETAYLTIRLMQEVLRPGGTGASAGRLSRNLAGKTGTTNENTDAWFIGGSPDLIAAVWVGFDTPASLGRRQTAASVALPIWTQFFGRALGHVPDREFPAPAGITFARVDPATGKALPQGSVEGMMLPFKLGTVPETGGPAGKPTAPRRGTGDDLL
- a CDS encoding RtcB family protein — protein: MSLSQVSETAWEIPRTGGMLVPGLVFASREMMEDIVRDQALRQVMNVAHLPGILFRSIGMPDIHWGYGFPIGGVAAMDVAEGVISPGGVGYDINCGVRLLRSNLEMATLRPRLPELVAALHGEVPSGVGSTGTVRLTPREMDKVLTGGSSWAVSRGNATEEDVEFTESGGRLPGADPDAVSDVAKKRGLDQLGTLGAGNHFLEIDEVEEVFFPEAAAAYGLFQGQAVFFLHSGSRGLGYQVCDDYLDVMAAYMRKHALNVPDRQLACAHIGSDEGRRYLSGLAAAANYAFANRQLLAHQVRETVQRVLRLGPRDAGIRTVYDVGHNNAKFESHEVDGRRRDVLVHRKGATRAFPPGHPELPAAYRDVGQPVFIPGDMGRGSFVLAGAPGAMRLSFGSTCHGAGRRMSRTAARRSLRGKSVFAEMERRGVLVACTSRKTLAEEIPEAYKEVGTVVDVVDRAGIARKVARLKPLAVVKG